A genomic region of Zea mays cultivar B73 chromosome 6, Zm-B73-REFERENCE-NAM-5.0, whole genome shotgun sequence contains the following coding sequences:
- the LOC103630940 gene encoding E3 ubiquitin-protein ligase UPL4, with protein MDMYASGAKLQDAMATIADEAADAGDAAAALAALCEVLAESGSASILATPHAGLATRLPALLAGGSGSQGDGVPLLAARAIAEACDTAPQWASHFARHGAVEALCDRLLAVDCVELAEECLWALNAISLECPHECLSRGVAAAVLQFLDFFSTSKQKVAFDILLHIFSDYDEVNAPKAMEAVPALCNLLQNSDTMILESVVPCLVSIAVGACENDKYMSKLIYETNVVKATLTLMCNERWKSLNDATLEVGMLLELIYQLMPPLETSGQHLKLLTAKKKIIMRHRRYMTQLASTFALIVQVAKSAALSSICYCCVVVIGSFVKLCTPNFLVELQKTVNLSSLFNCLLAQKNQHVLFETLKISRILAKKDQHFFLESFTKEGVKHAIEYIVSQSKNTSHQNMKEFCLCFYMKTSSTVEACSIANNSVTELAKEIKKNFLSVKGSNKSPNRFGFTLKSVRDFFARLNLYSSTHLAENPDSCKQLFDLSRRLLSDELPVTSNFEFVQSGSIKCLSVYLSNGAYCNADLNDGPVLEQLSVVHSRLHKFANLALTPFNESSANPLGILVEKLLDTLHMCYGSFPVLLSYEQMPREDMMIPLRYPKAKKPTSLLLKFRRSQKERELYNYNGVLSVDLFSTPDSTEPILFPEIFRRNGNKSSRLEFFYNGVTLQPSVTFFESILHLMYKGQSDVWIDQSFWVEEHSITYRKRIKSNKEISSQSSYYTRLSHVHEILQRAWLKDPFFTAILNGKLPGNLDVSDLSYNLLFMLKVLEGVNRFSYQLLMDEQINKFAEGIQEDINDIEVAICPVPRHQFLSSLLINKLEMQMQDVLFDDGLIPSWCVYLVENCPFLLSLDTRWKYFCLTAHRSFFPDQINRYYPQTKKYRVARSAIIEGAVSVMTNHGPSNRTIVVEFEGEIGFGRGPTFEFYSTVSHELQRAGLGMWRGDSGEHGFVHAPFGLFPKPWPSSSQGIDFTNMLQKFKLLGNLVVRAVLDGRILDIPLSKAFYKIMLEQELDMYDILSFDPELGRTVIEFQALVSRKNFLETSSEESNPTAADLSYKNVKLEDLCLDFTLPGNPEYELVPGGSEKMVTLDSLDEYVSLVVYATLKSGIAKQIEAFKSGINEVFDLKALKMFTEEEMERILCGEQDAWDLKNLEDHIGFEDGYDMSSQPVIIFLEILREFGREEQRAFTQFSTGAPHLPLGGLASLDPKLTVVRKECNGNVDDELPSVATCWHCIRLPPYSSKEIMRKKLKYAITEGLGAFHLL; from the exons TGTTTGTGGGCTCTGAACGCCATATCTTTGGAATGCCCTCACGAGTGCCTCAGCCGGGGAGTGGCAGCTGCTGTGCTGCAGTTCTTGGACTTCTTTTCAACGAGCAAGCAG AAAGTGGCGTTTGATATCCTCCTGCACATCTTCAGTGATTATGATGAAGTGAATGCGCCTAAGGCCATGGAGGCTGTGCCTGCACTGTGTAACCTCCTGCAAAATTCTGATACAATG ATTCTTGAATCTGTTGTTCCGTGCTTGGTATCGATTGCTGTTGGTGCTTGTGAAAATGATAAATACATGAGTAAGCTCATCTATGAAACGAATGTGGTCAAGGCAACATTGACCTTGATGTGTAATGAGAGGTGGAAGAGCCTCAATGATGCCACCTTAGAG GTCGGGATGCTCCTGGAGCTCATTTACCAACTTATGCCACCTCTTGAAACTTCTGGTCAACATCTTAAATTACTCACTGCAAAGAAAAAAATCATCATGCGACATCGTAGATACATGACCCAGCTTGCTAGCACCTTTGCCCTTATAGTACAG GTTGCAAAATCTGCTGCACTATCATCAATTTGCTACTGCTGTGTTGTTGTCATTGGCAGCTTTGTTAAATTATGCACACCTAATTTCCTAGTGGAGTTACAGAAGACTGTAAATCTCTCTAG CTTATTTAATTGTTTGTTGGCCCAGAAAAACCAACACGTCTTATTTGAAACACTCAAAATTTCAAGGATCCTTGCAAAAAAAGATCAGCACTTTTTCTTGGAGAGCTTTACCAAGGAGGGTGTAAAGCATGCAATTGAGTATATAGTATCACAATCAAAAAATACCAGTCACCAGAACATGAAAGAATTTTGCCTTTGCTTTTACATGAAAACTTCCTCGACTGTTGAGGCATGCAGCATTGCGAATAATTCTGTTACGGAACTAGCAAAAGAGATAAAGAAAAACTTCTTATCGGTAAAAGGGAGTAACAAATCTCCAAATAGGTTTGGATTCACTCTCAAAAGTGTCAGGGACTTTTTTGCTAGGTTGAATTTATATTCCTCGACACACCTTGCTGAAAATCCTGATAGCTGCAAGCAGTTGTTTGATCTTTCAAGGAGATTATTGTCAGATGAACTGCCAGTTACTTCTAATTTTGAGTTTGTGCAGAGTGGGTCTATCAAATGTTTGTCAGTTTATCTCTCAAACGGGGCATACTGCAATGCAGACCTTAATGATGGACCTGTACTTGAGCAGCTTAGTGTGGTGCATAGTCGGTTGCATAAATTTGCTAATTTGGCTCTCACCCCCTTCAATGAAAGTTCAGCAAATCCACTTGGGATTTTGGTGGAGAAGCTGCTAGACACTTTGCACATGTGCTATGGCAGTTTTCCGGTACTGCTATCTTATGAACAGATGCCACGTGAGGACATGATGATTCCGCTGAGATATCCTAAGGCCAAGAAACCAACATCATTGCTATTAAAATTCCGGAGGTCGCAGAAGGAGAGAGAATTGTATAACTACAATGGTGTTCTTAGTGTCGACCTTTTCTCAACACCAGATAGCACCGAACCAATTCTATTTCCTGAGATCTTTAGAAGAA ATGGGAACAAATCCTCAAGACTGGAATTCTTCTACAATGGCGTGACACTCCAACCATCTGTTACATTTTTTGAATCGATTCTCCATCTGATGTACAAGGGACAATCTGATGTATGGATCGACCAATCTTTCTGGGTTGAAGAACACAGCATAACCTATAGGAAAAGAATCAAAAGCAATAAGGAGATCTCGTCTCAGAGTTCCTACTATACTCGGTTATCCCACGTGCATGAAATCCTTCAACGTGCATGGTTAAAGGACCCTTTTTTCACTGCCATACTTAATGGCAAACTTCCTGGCAATCTGGATGTGTCTGACCTGTCATACAATCTCTTATTCATGCTGAAAGTTCTTGAAGGGGTGAACCGTTTTTCATATCAACTCTTGATGGATGAACAGATAAACAAATTTGCTGAAGGTATTCAAGAAGATATCAATGATATTGAAGTGGCAATATGTCCAGTACCACGACATCAGTTCCTCAGTAGTCTTCTCATAAATAAGCTAGAGATGCAAATGCAAGATGTCTTGTTCGATGATGGCCTCATACCCTCGTGGTGTGTCTATCTGGTCGAGAACTGCCCATTCCTGTTGTCCTTGGACACACGGTGGAAGTACTTCTGTCTGACTGCACATCGCTCATTCTTTCCAGACCAGATTAACCGTTATTATCCACAAACTAAAAAGTACAGGGTAGCCCGAAGTGCTATCATTGAAGGTGCTGTATCAGTGATGACCAATCATGGTCCAAGCAATAGAACCATTGTGGTGGAGTTCGAAGGAGAGATTGGGTTTGGGCGAGGTCCAACATTTGAATTCTACTCTACAGTTAGTCATGAACTTCAAAGAGCTGGGCTCGGAATGTGGAGAGGAGACAGCGGTGAACATGGATTCGTTCATGCTCCTTTTGGACTATTTCCAAAGCCGTGGCCATCATCATCACAAGGAATTGATTTTACTAATATGCTACAAAAATTCAAACTTCTAGGGAATCTTGTAGTGAGAGCGGTTCTGGATGGAAGGATTCTGGATATTCCACTTTCTAAAGCATTTTACAAAATCATGCTTGAGCAG GAACTCGATATGTATGACATCCTATCATTTGATCCTGAGCTGGGCCGGACAGTAATTGAGTTTCAAGCACTTGTTAGCAGGAAGAATTTTTTGGAAACCTCTTCAGAGGAATCTAACCCTACGGCGGCTGACTTGTCCTATAAAAACGTGAAATTGGAGGATTTGTGCCTTGACTTCACTCTTCCTGGAAATCCTGAATATGAACTTGTTCCTGGAGGCTCAGAGAAGATGGTAACACTTGACAGTTTAGATGAATATGTATCTTTGGTCGTTTATGCCACACTGAAGAGTGGGATTGCCAAGCAGATCGAAGCTTTCAAGTCTGGAATTAATGAG GTTTTTGATCTCAAGGCCCTCAAAATGTTTACAGAAGAGGAAATGGAACGCATACTATGTGGTGAACAGGATGCTTGGGAT TTAAAGAACCTTGAGGATCACATTGGGTTTGAGGATGGCTACGATATGAGCAGTCAACCGGTTATTATT TTTCTGGAGATATTGCGAGAGTTTGGAAGAGAGGAGCAGCGGGCTTTCACACAATTCAGCACTGGAGCCCCTCATCTCCCACTTGGCGGCCTAGCTTCGCTTGATCCCAAGCTCACTGTCGTACGCAAG GAATGCAATGGCAATGTAGACGACGAATTGCCAAGCGTCGCTACCTGCTGGCACTGTATCAGGCTCCCTCCTTACTCCTCGAAG GAGATAATGAGAAAGAAGCTCAAATATGCCATTACAGAGGGTCTAGGCGCTTTCCACTTATTATGA